From Vicugna pacos chromosome 6, VicPac4, whole genome shotgun sequence, a single genomic window includes:
- the FCF1 gene encoding rRNA-processing protein FCF1 homolog isoform X1 has protein sequence MGKQKKARKYATMKRMLSLRDQRLKEKDRLKPKKKEKKDPSALKEREVPQHPSCLFFQYNTQLGPPYHILVDTNFINFSIKAKLDLVQSMMDCLYAKCIPCITDCVMAEIEKLGQKYRVALRIAKDPRFERLPCTHKGTYADDCLVQRVTQHKCYIVATVDRDLKRRIRKIPGVPIMYISNHRYNIERMPDDYGAPRF, from the exons ATG GGGAAGCAAAAGAAAGCCCGGAAATATGCGACCATGAAGCGAATGCTTAGTCTCAGAGATCAGAGACT taaAGAAAAGGATAGATTAAAAccgaaaaagaaagaaaagaaagatcccAGTGCCCTCAAGGAAAGAGAAGT ccCTCAACACCCTTCCTGCTTATTCTTCCAATATAACACACAGCTGGGCCCACCTTACCACATCCTGGTTGATACCAACTTTATCAACTTTTCCATTAAAGCCAAACTGGACTTAGTGCAGTCAATGATGGACTGTCTGTATGCCAAGT GTATCCCTTGCATAACTGACTGTGTAATGGCTGAAATTGAGAAGTTGGGGCAGAAGTATCGAGTGGCTCTAAG GATCGCCAAGGATCCGAGATTTGAACGATTACCATGCACACACAAAGGAACTTATGCAGATGACTGCTTAGTACAGAGGGTAACTCAG CACAAATGTTACATTGTGGCCACAGTTGACCGGGACCTTAAAAGAAGAATCCGGAAGATCCCTGGAGTTCCCATCATGTACATTTCTAACCATAG GTACAACATTGAGAGGATGCCAGATGATTACGGAGCCCCTCGGTTCTAA
- the FCF1 gene encoding rRNA-processing protein FCF1 homolog isoform X3, which translates to MKRMLSLRDQRLKEKDRLKPKKKEKKDPSALKEREVPQHPSCLFFQYNTQLGPPYHILVDTNFINFSIKAKLDLVQSMMDCLYAKCIPCITDCVMAEIEKLGQKYRVALRIAKDPRFERLPCTHKGTYADDCLVQRVTQHKCYIVATVDRDLKRRIRKIPGVPIMYISNHRYNIERMPDDYGAPRF; encoded by the exons ATGAAGCGAATGCTTAGTCTCAGAGATCAGAGACT taaAGAAAAGGATAGATTAAAAccgaaaaagaaagaaaagaaagatcccAGTGCCCTCAAGGAAAGAGAAGT ccCTCAACACCCTTCCTGCTTATTCTTCCAATATAACACACAGCTGGGCCCACCTTACCACATCCTGGTTGATACCAACTTTATCAACTTTTCCATTAAAGCCAAACTGGACTTAGTGCAGTCAATGATGGACTGTCTGTATGCCAAGT GTATCCCTTGCATAACTGACTGTGTAATGGCTGAAATTGAGAAGTTGGGGCAGAAGTATCGAGTGGCTCTAAG GATCGCCAAGGATCCGAGATTTGAACGATTACCATGCACACACAAAGGAACTTATGCAGATGACTGCTTAGTACAGAGGGTAACTCAG CACAAATGTTACATTGTGGCCACAGTTGACCGGGACCTTAAAAGAAGAATCCGGAAGATCCCTGGAGTTCCCATCATGTACATTTCTAACCATAG GTACAACATTGAGAGGATGCCAGATGATTACGGAGCCCCTCGGTTCTAA
- the FCF1 gene encoding rRNA-processing protein FCF1 homolog isoform X2 translates to MKEIMGKHLDVSIFKEKDRLKPKKKEKKDPSALKEREVPQHPSCLFFQYNTQLGPPYHILVDTNFINFSIKAKLDLVQSMMDCLYAKCIPCITDCVMAEIEKLGQKYRVALRIAKDPRFERLPCTHKGTYADDCLVQRVTQHKCYIVATVDRDLKRRIRKIPGVPIMYISNHRYNIERMPDDYGAPRF, encoded by the exons atgaaagaaataatgGGAAAACACCTAGATGTCTCCATTTT taaAGAAAAGGATAGATTAAAAccgaaaaagaaagaaaagaaagatcccAGTGCCCTCAAGGAAAGAGAAGT ccCTCAACACCCTTCCTGCTTATTCTTCCAATATAACACACAGCTGGGCCCACCTTACCACATCCTGGTTGATACCAACTTTATCAACTTTTCCATTAAAGCCAAACTGGACTTAGTGCAGTCAATGATGGACTGTCTGTATGCCAAGT GTATCCCTTGCATAACTGACTGTGTAATGGCTGAAATTGAGAAGTTGGGGCAGAAGTATCGAGTGGCTCTAAG GATCGCCAAGGATCCGAGATTTGAACGATTACCATGCACACACAAAGGAACTTATGCAGATGACTGCTTAGTACAGAGGGTAACTCAG CACAAATGTTACATTGTGGCCACAGTTGACCGGGACCTTAAAAGAAGAATCCGGAAGATCCCTGGAGTTCCCATCATGTACATTTCTAACCATAG GTACAACATTGAGAGGATGCCAGATGATTACGGAGCCCCTCGGTTCTAA